From a region of the Corallococcus macrosporus genome:
- a CDS encoding chemotaxis protein CheB, which translates to MSRPRHPSAPPPATRVDAIVLGASAGGVEALSRLLPTLPRDFRPALLIVIHIPRGHPSLLVNVFTPHCALPVHEAGDKQPIEPGTVYFAPPDYHLLVDRDAHGPTLALSQDAPVHFSRPAIDVLFESAADVYGARLGGVLLTGANTDGALGLQAVHRAGGVTLVQKPDTARVATMPAAALAAGPVDFVLPLEQMPAVFRAWGDGGAI; encoded by the coding sequence ATGTCCCGTCCGCGCCATCCTTCCGCCCCGCCGCCCGCGACGCGCGTCGACGCCATCGTGCTGGGTGCGTCCGCCGGCGGGGTGGAGGCGCTGTCACGGCTGCTGCCCACGCTGCCCCGCGACTTCCGGCCCGCGCTGCTCATCGTCATCCACATCCCCCGCGGCCACCCCAGCCTGCTGGTGAACGTGTTCACCCCCCACTGCGCGCTGCCGGTGCACGAGGCCGGCGACAAGCAGCCCATCGAGCCGGGGACCGTCTACTTCGCGCCGCCGGACTACCACCTGCTCGTGGACCGGGACGCGCACGGCCCCACGCTCGCGCTGTCCCAGGACGCCCCGGTGCACTTCTCCCGCCCCGCCATCGACGTGCTCTTCGAGTCCGCGGCGGACGTCTACGGCGCGCGCCTGGGCGGCGTCCTGCTGACGGGCGCCAACACGGACGGAGCCCTGGGCCTCCAGGCCGTGCACCGCGCGGGCGGCGTCACGCTGGTGCAAAAGCCTGACACCGCGCGTGTGGCCACCATGCCCGCGGCGGCGCTCGCGGCCGGGCCGGTGGATTTCGTGCTTCCTCTTGAACAGATGCCCGCCGTCTTCCGGGCATGGGGAGATGGCGGTGCTATCTGA
- a CDS encoding phosphatase PAP2 family protein produces the protein MLASYRTLVTFCLLLLAPLSPAAAQDTSSDAPRALRFNWTRDGILTGTAGVLWISSESVFKDNLAPAQCRWCDRAPDGTDRLNRLDRWGRGIAGETEASRRRADTWSNVLGFAGLPLALLGTQYAVGHSSGASREYFAQDATIMVQSAVFASVANQAVKFAVGRERPFVHVLSDEAKGLTAHPTDNNLSFYSGHTNLAFSLAVSAGTVASLRGYKHQGLIWGVGLPLAAGVGLLRMGADKHYLSDVLTGAVLGTAFGLAVPLLLHGRVDDDVHPAATRASSVSLNPMVGSQMVGLSGAF, from the coding sequence ATGCTTGCCTCCTACCGGACCCTCGTCACCTTCTGCCTGCTCCTGCTGGCGCCGCTGTCCCCCGCCGCCGCGCAGGACACCTCCTCGGATGCTCCGCGCGCGCTGCGCTTCAACTGGACCCGCGACGGCATCCTCACCGGCACCGCGGGCGTGCTGTGGATCTCCAGCGAGTCGGTGTTCAAGGACAACCTGGCCCCGGCGCAGTGCCGCTGGTGCGACCGCGCTCCGGACGGCACCGACCGGCTCAACCGCCTGGACCGCTGGGGCCGAGGCATCGCGGGCGAAACGGAAGCGTCCCGCAGGCGCGCGGACACCTGGAGCAACGTCCTGGGGTTCGCGGGCCTGCCGCTGGCCCTGCTGGGTACCCAGTACGCCGTGGGTCACAGCAGCGGCGCGTCCCGCGAGTACTTCGCCCAGGACGCCACCATCATGGTGCAGAGCGCCGTCTTCGCGTCCGTCGCCAACCAGGCGGTGAAGTTCGCCGTGGGCCGCGAGCGCCCCTTCGTCCACGTCCTCTCGGACGAAGCCAAGGGCCTCACCGCGCACCCCACCGACAACAACCTGTCCTTCTACAGCGGCCACACCAACCTGGCCTTCTCCCTGGCCGTGTCCGCCGGCACCGTGGCCTCCCTGCGCGGCTACAAGCACCAGGGGCTCATCTGGGGGGTGGGCCTGCCGCTCGCCGCTGGCGTAGGCCTGCTGCGCATGGGCGCGGACAAGCACTACCTCTCCGACGTGCTCACCGGCGCCGTGCTGGGCACCGCGTTCGGCCTCGCCGTGCCCCTGCTCCTGCACGGGCGCGTGGACGACGACGTTCATCCGGCCGCCACCCGGGCGTCTTCCGTGTCGCTCAACCCGATGGTGGGCAGCCAGATGGTGGGCCTGTCCGGGGCCTTCTAG
- a CDS encoding response regulator, whose protein sequence is MASRVKCLLVDDLEENLLALSAVLRRDDVEVHCARSGAEALELLLQHEFALALVDVQMPEMDGFELAELMRGSERTRDVPIIFVTAGTGDPGRSFKGYEAGAVDFLYKPLEARALRSKAEVFFQVHRQKQQLAQQLDTLAETLRLNEMFTAVLGHDLRNPLSAILTAADLLQRRSDDEAVKKTATRMMTAGKRMGRMIEDVLDLARARLAGGIPLRRGETDFGQLVQRMVQEHQTAWPRHRIEVQQDGDLVGDWDADRLAQVASNLIGNALQHGDAAEPVRIRVDGTRDDALRFTITNVGVIPPHQLPFLFDPFRGGNQRRGRGEGLGLGLYIVQQIIHAHQGGVEVLSGTGPYTEFRVELPRKGVDIIKL, encoded by the coding sequence GTGGCCTCCCGGGTGAAGTGCCTGCTCGTCGATGACCTGGAGGAGAACCTCCTGGCGCTCTCCGCCGTGCTGCGGCGTGACGACGTGGAGGTGCACTGCGCCCGCTCCGGCGCGGAGGCACTGGAGCTGCTGTTGCAACACGAGTTCGCGCTCGCGCTCGTGGACGTGCAGATGCCGGAGATGGACGGCTTCGAGCTGGCGGAGCTGATGCGCGGCTCCGAGCGCACGCGCGACGTGCCCATCATCTTCGTCACCGCGGGCACGGGCGACCCCGGCCGCAGCTTCAAGGGCTACGAGGCGGGCGCGGTGGACTTCCTCTACAAGCCGCTGGAGGCGCGCGCGCTGCGCAGCAAGGCGGAGGTCTTCTTCCAGGTGCACCGCCAGAAGCAGCAACTGGCGCAGCAGTTGGACACGCTCGCGGAGACGCTGCGCCTCAACGAGATGTTCACCGCCGTGCTGGGCCACGACCTGCGCAACCCCCTCTCCGCCATCCTCACCGCGGCGGACCTGCTCCAGCGCCGCTCGGACGACGAGGCCGTGAAGAAGACGGCCACGCGGATGATGACCGCGGGCAAGCGCATGGGCCGGATGATTGAAGACGTGCTGGACCTGGCGCGCGCGCGGCTGGCGGGCGGCATCCCGCTGCGCCGGGGGGAGACGGACTTCGGGCAACTGGTGCAGCGCATGGTGCAGGAGCACCAGACGGCGTGGCCCCGCCACCGCATCGAGGTCCAGCAGGACGGCGACCTCGTGGGGGACTGGGACGCGGACCGGCTGGCGCAGGTGGCCTCCAACCTCATCGGCAACGCGCTCCAGCACGGCGACGCCGCGGAGCCCGTGCGCATCCGCGTGGACGGCACGCGCGACGACGCCCTGCGCTTCACCATCACCAACGTGGGCGTCATCCCGCCCCACCAGCTGCCCTTCCTCTTCGACCCGTTCCGGGGCGGCAACCAGCGCCGGGGCCGGGGCGAGGGCCTGGGGCTGGGGCTCTACATCGTCCAGCAGATCATCCACGCGCATCAGGGCGGCGTGGAGGTGCTGTCCGGCACCGGGCCCTACACGGAGTTCCGCGTGGAGCTGCCGCGCAAGGGCGTGGACATCATCAAGCTGTAG
- a CDS encoding response regulator encodes MSPPPVKDSPRVERFGPALPPSTFTGFALAALAVLAIALLSYRTLQTRASTGELVTHTFSVMAKLEELLSTVKDAETGQRGFLLTGGESYLSPYTVAKRTLPTQLAELRALVADSAVQRQRVDRLEGAITEKLAELQETVDLQLRGEGRQAIAVVKEDRGLDAMRTIRDTVDEMKLEERTLLTRRYAEFQSSANLSLAVTLIGSGLLFVLLGVAAYTAARDFRARAIESWLQAGQAALSLRMQGEQRLDRLGENILRVLADTLDAQVGALYLADTTNRFRRVAGHALPPELDARSEHLAPGEGLAGQALKDGRAFHLRDVPEGYLPIASGLARGRPRHVLIAPSQVDGQVNAVVELGFLHPVHPSDRELLQRVSEAIGVAVRASHDRTRLEQLLAETQRQAEELQAQQEELRVSNEEIEEQSRILKESQSRLMTQQAELEQTNAQLEQQARLLENQRDSLVLAQATLTEKATELERTSRYKSEFLANMSHELRTPLNSSLILAKLLADNKEGNLTAEQVKFAQTIGAAGNDLLALINDILDLSRIEAGKMEVQWESVGLQRFVENLERTFQPVAGQKGLRFTTTLAPDVPATLETDPQRLGQVLKNLLANAFKFTEAGEVALTVAAPEPGRVTFSVRDSGIGIPRELQGLIFEAFRQADGSTHRKYGGTGLGLSISRDLARLLGGDVTVSSAPGEGSTFTVTLPLRPGTPLPVVREAPPAPAAVRPVAPRAETRPEPLASPPALEDDRERITPSSRVLLVVEDDARFALVLRDQARELGFLCVMASTATDGLAAALRHTPHAIILDMNLPDHSGFTVLDQLKRDPRTRHIPVHVLSASDRTREALELGAVGFALKPVQREQLLDVFRTLETKSTPGPRRVLVLEDDPRQRESLQKLLETEGVQVEALSTAHAALQRLREQTFDCIVMDLQLPDLSGHDFLERMAAEEAVSFPPVIVYTGHTLSRDEEQRLRRFSRSIIIKGVRSPERLLDEVTLFLHQVESHLPPEHQRMLQAARDRESTLEGRRILVVEDDVRNIFALSSVLEPRGAKVEIARNGKEALALLTKSLAQPQLAVDLVLMDVMMPEMDGITATREIRKQDAWRKLPIIALTAKAMRDDQEKCLQAGANDYIAKPLDVEKLLSLLRVWMPKG; translated from the coding sequence ATGAGCCCGCCCCCGGTGAAGGACAGCCCGCGCGTCGAACGCTTCGGGCCCGCGCTGCCCCCTTCCACGTTCACGGGCTTCGCGCTGGCGGCGCTGGCCGTGCTCGCCATCGCCCTGCTCTCCTACCGCACGCTCCAGACGCGCGCGTCCACGGGGGAGCTGGTGACGCACACCTTCTCCGTCATGGCGAAGCTGGAGGAGCTGCTGTCCACCGTGAAGGACGCGGAGACGGGCCAGCGCGGCTTCCTGCTGACGGGCGGAGAGAGCTACCTCAGCCCCTACACCGTCGCGAAGAGGACGCTGCCCACGCAGCTCGCGGAGCTTCGCGCGCTCGTCGCCGACAGCGCGGTGCAGCGGCAGCGGGTGGACCGGCTGGAGGGCGCCATCACGGAGAAGCTGGCGGAGCTGCAGGAGACCGTGGACCTGCAGCTGCGGGGGGAAGGCCGGCAGGCCATCGCCGTGGTGAAGGAGGACCGCGGCCTGGACGCCATGCGCACCATCCGCGACACCGTGGACGAGATGAAGCTGGAGGAGCGCACGCTGCTCACCCGGCGCTACGCGGAGTTCCAGTCGTCCGCGAACCTGTCCCTCGCCGTCACGCTGATCGGCTCCGGGCTGCTGTTCGTGCTGCTCGGCGTCGCGGCGTACACCGCCGCGCGCGACTTCCGCGCCCGCGCCATCGAATCCTGGCTCCAGGCCGGCCAGGCCGCGCTCTCCCTCCGCATGCAGGGCGAACAGCGGCTGGACCGGCTGGGCGAGAACATCCTGCGCGTCCTCGCCGACACGCTGGACGCCCAGGTGGGGGCGCTCTACCTCGCGGACACGACGAACCGCTTCCGCCGCGTCGCGGGCCACGCCCTGCCTCCGGAGCTGGACGCGCGCAGCGAGCACCTGGCCCCCGGCGAAGGCCTGGCCGGACAGGCCCTCAAGGACGGCCGCGCCTTCCACCTGCGCGACGTGCCGGAAGGCTACCTGCCCATCGCCTCCGGCCTGGCCCGGGGCCGCCCCCGCCACGTGCTCATCGCGCCCTCCCAGGTGGACGGACAGGTCAACGCCGTGGTGGAGCTGGGCTTCCTGCACCCGGTGCACCCGTCGGACCGGGAGCTGCTCCAGCGGGTGTCGGAGGCCATTGGCGTCGCGGTGCGCGCCTCGCACGACCGCACGCGCCTGGAACAGCTCCTGGCGGAGACGCAGCGACAGGCCGAGGAGCTCCAGGCCCAGCAGGAGGAGCTGCGCGTCTCCAACGAGGAGATTGAAGAGCAGAGCCGCATCCTCAAGGAGTCCCAGTCGCGGCTGATGACCCAGCAGGCGGAGCTGGAGCAGACCAACGCGCAGCTCGAGCAACAGGCGCGCCTGCTGGAGAACCAGCGCGACAGCCTGGTCCTGGCACAGGCCACCCTCACGGAGAAGGCCACGGAGCTGGAGCGCACCAGCCGCTACAAGAGCGAGTTCCTGGCCAACATGAGCCACGAGCTGCGCACGCCGCTCAACAGCTCGCTCATCCTCGCGAAGCTGCTGGCGGACAACAAGGAGGGCAACCTCACCGCTGAACAGGTGAAGTTCGCGCAGACCATCGGCGCCGCGGGCAACGACCTGCTGGCCCTCATCAACGACATCCTGGACCTGTCGCGCATCGAAGCAGGCAAGATGGAGGTGCAGTGGGAGTCCGTCGGCCTCCAGCGCTTCGTGGAGAACCTGGAGCGCACCTTCCAGCCCGTGGCCGGGCAGAAGGGCCTGCGCTTCACCACCACCCTCGCGCCGGACGTGCCTGCCACGCTGGAGACGGATCCGCAGCGGCTGGGACAGGTGCTCAAGAACCTGCTCGCCAACGCCTTCAAGTTCACGGAGGCCGGCGAGGTGGCCCTCACCGTCGCCGCTCCGGAGCCGGGACGCGTGACGTTCAGCGTGCGCGACTCCGGCATCGGCATCCCGCGCGAGCTCCAGGGCCTCATCTTCGAGGCCTTCCGTCAGGCTGACGGCAGCACCCACCGCAAGTACGGTGGCACCGGCCTGGGCCTGTCCATCTCCCGCGACCTGGCGCGGCTTTTGGGTGGCGACGTCACCGTGAGCAGCGCACCCGGCGAAGGCAGCACCTTCACCGTCACCCTCCCCCTGCGTCCGGGCACCCCGCTGCCCGTGGTCCGTGAAGCGCCCCCGGCCCCCGCCGCCGTCCGGCCCGTGGCCCCGCGCGCCGAGACCCGGCCCGAGCCCCTGGCCTCGCCGCCGGCCCTGGAGGACGACCGCGAGCGGATCACCCCCAGTTCGCGCGTGCTGCTGGTGGTGGAGGACGACGCCCGGTTCGCGCTCGTCCTGCGCGACCAGGCCCGGGAGCTGGGCTTCCTGTGCGTCATGGCCTCCACCGCCACGGATGGCCTGGCCGCCGCGCTCCGCCACACGCCGCACGCCATCATCCTGGACATGAACCTGCCGGACCACTCCGGCTTCACCGTGTTGGATCAGCTCAAGCGCGACCCGCGCACGCGCCACATCCCGGTGCACGTGCTGTCCGCCTCCGACCGGACGCGCGAGGCGCTGGAGCTGGGCGCGGTGGGCTTCGCGCTCAAGCCCGTGCAGCGCGAGCAGTTGCTGGACGTCTTCCGCACGCTGGAGACGAAGTCCACACCGGGCCCGCGCCGGGTGCTGGTGCTGGAGGACGACCCCCGCCAGCGCGAGAGCCTCCAGAAGCTGCTGGAGACGGAGGGCGTGCAGGTGGAGGCACTCTCCACCGCGCACGCCGCGCTCCAGCGGCTGCGCGAGCAAACCTTCGACTGCATCGTGATGGACCTGCAGCTGCCGGACCTGAGCGGCCATGACTTCCTGGAGCGCATGGCCGCGGAGGAAGCCGTCTCCTTCCCGCCCGTCATCGTCTACACCGGGCACACGCTCAGCCGCGACGAGGAGCAGCGCCTGCGCCGCTTCTCACGCTCCATCATCATCAAGGGCGTGCGCTCCCCGGAGCGGCTGCTGGACGAGGTGACGCTGTTCCTGCACCAGGTGGAGTCGCACCTGCCGCCGGAGCACCAACGCATGCTCCAGGCCGCGCGCGACCGCGAGTCCACGCTGGAGGGCCGCCGCATCCTCGTGGTGGAGGACGACGTGCGGAACATCTTCGCCCTCTCCAGCGTGCTGGAGCCCCGGGGCGCGAAGGTGGAAATTGCCCGCAACGGCAAGGAGGCCCTGGCCCTCTTGACGAAGAGCCTGGCCCAGCCCCAGCTCGCGGTGGACCTGGTGCTCATGGACGTGATGATGCCGGAGATGGACGGCATCACCGCCACGCGGGAAATCCGCAAGCAGGACGCGTGGCGCAAGCTGCCAATCATCGCGCTCACCGCGAAGGCCATGCGCGACGACCAGGAGAAGTGCCTCCAGGCGGGCGCCAACGACTACATCGCCAAGCCGCTGGACGTGGAGAAGCTGCTGTCGCTCTTGCGCGTATGGATGCCCAAGGGATGA
- a CDS encoding CheR family methyltransferase, protein MRPRMLDVASKDFDIELRLLLEALYLKYHYDFRGYAASSLKRRLAQAADHFDCATLSQLQDRVLHEPALFPALLDYLTVQVSELFRDPSYYRALREHVVPVLRTYPSLKVWIAGCSTGEEAWSLAILLREEGLLERTLIYATDINPSALQRAEAGVYAVERIAAFTQNHRLSGARTSLSDYYTAAYGGAVFDRSLKGHIVFSDHSLATDSVFAEVQLLSCRNVLIYFNRELQERALGLFAESLCHKGFLGLGARESLRFSSHEATFTPVVPEDRLYQKR, encoded by the coding sequence ATGAGGCCGCGAATGCTCGACGTGGCGTCGAAGGACTTCGACATCGAGCTGCGGCTGCTGCTCGAGGCGCTGTACTTGAAGTACCACTACGACTTCCGGGGCTACGCCGCGTCGTCGCTCAAGCGCCGGCTGGCGCAGGCCGCGGACCACTTCGACTGCGCCACCCTGTCCCAGCTCCAGGACCGCGTGCTGCATGAGCCCGCGCTGTTCCCCGCGCTGCTGGACTACCTCACCGTGCAGGTGAGCGAGCTGTTCCGCGACCCGTCCTACTACCGCGCCCTGCGCGAGCACGTGGTCCCGGTGCTGCGCACCTACCCGTCCCTCAAGGTGTGGATCGCCGGGTGCAGCACGGGCGAGGAGGCGTGGTCGCTCGCCATCCTGCTGCGCGAGGAGGGGCTGCTGGAGCGCACGCTCATCTACGCCACGGACATCAACCCCAGTGCGCTGCAGCGCGCGGAGGCCGGCGTGTACGCGGTGGAGCGCATCGCGGCCTTCACCCAGAACCACCGGCTGTCCGGCGCGCGCACGTCGCTGTCGGACTACTACACGGCCGCGTACGGCGGCGCGGTGTTCGACCGTTCACTCAAGGGGCACATCGTCTTCTCCGACCACAGCCTGGCCACCGACAGCGTGTTCGCGGAGGTGCAGCTCCTGTCGTGCCGCAACGTGCTCATCTACTTCAACCGCGAGCTGCAGGAGCGCGCGCTGGGACTTTTCGCGGAGTCGCTCTGTCACAAGGGGTTCCTGGGGCTGGGGGCGCGCGAGTCGCTGCGCTTCTCCTCGCACGAGGCCACGTTCACCCCCGTCGTCCCCGAGGACCGGCTCTACCAGAAACGCTAG
- a CDS encoding LysR family transcriptional regulator, whose translation MESLSAIGVFARVAETGSFASAARALGITPSAASKSVARLEERLGTRLVQRTTRRMHLTEQGARFHERCVRALTELRDAESELAHAVRTPRGRVRVSVPEMLALRLIIPNLQRFRREYPHLELDLDVNDHLADIVGDGLDAAVRCGELTDSRLMRRRLGPKRFILCASPAYLQAHGTPRSLDALQEHDCIRYRFVSTGRVESWALRQPAGAPAPRIPETFVFNNSEAVTHAARAGFGIAQFVELMIRPELEAGTLRPFLREHSLERGALWLVWPQARRTPPKVKALGDFLARLVEEDEAGAR comes from the coding sequence ATGGAGAGCCTGTCCGCCATCGGCGTCTTCGCTCGCGTCGCGGAGACCGGCAGCTTCGCCTCCGCGGCCCGCGCGCTGGGCATCACGCCTTCCGCCGCCAGCAAGAGCGTGGCCCGCCTGGAGGAACGCCTGGGCACCCGCCTCGTCCAGCGCACCACGCGGCGCATGCACCTCACCGAACAGGGCGCCCGCTTCCACGAGCGCTGCGTGCGCGCCCTCACCGAACTGCGCGACGCCGAGTCGGAGCTCGCGCATGCCGTGCGCACGCCTCGCGGCCGTGTGCGCGTCTCCGTCCCGGAGATGCTCGCCCTGCGGCTCATCATCCCCAACCTCCAGCGCTTCCGCCGCGAGTACCCGCACCTGGAGCTGGACCTGGACGTCAACGACCACCTGGCCGACATCGTCGGAGACGGACTGGACGCGGCCGTGCGCTGCGGCGAGCTCACCGACTCGCGCCTCATGCGCCGCCGCCTGGGCCCCAAGCGCTTCATCCTCTGCGCCTCCCCCGCCTACCTCCAGGCGCACGGCACGCCGCGCTCGCTCGACGCGCTCCAGGAACACGACTGCATCCGCTACCGCTTCGTGTCCACCGGCCGCGTGGAGTCGTGGGCCCTGCGCCAGCCCGCGGGCGCCCCCGCGCCTCGCATCCCGGAGACCTTCGTCTTCAACAACAGCGAGGCCGTCACCCACGCGGCCCGGGCGGGCTTCGGCATCGCCCAGTTCGTGGAGCTGATGATCCGCCCGGAGCTGGAGGCCGGCACTCTGCGCCCCTTCCTCCGTGAACACTCCCTGGAGCGCGGCGCGCTGTGGCTGGTGTGGCCCCAGGCCCGGCGCACCCCACCCAAGGTCAAGGCCCTGGGCGACTTCCTGGCGCGGCTCGTCGAGGAGGACGAGGCCGGGGCTCGCTGA
- a CDS encoding alpha/beta fold hydrolase codes for MLTGCTPPSATGSRASSDEVNKLGPAAFTQHRFTSADGTSLSYFRQGQGPALVWVHGTLSTWDDWRDVASRLSPRFTNFVLERRGRGASADGTAYALEREVEDVLALMQEAGPGASLFGHSLGAILALEAATRRPPARLVLYEPPFPVSQRIARESVDLVRTTWKREGPDAALVAAQHHIFRMLKPEQLEAFRQTPQWAKQLGMMETFLREVSAVADLPLGVDRFSAVDTKTLVLLGSQSPHVLLVEPAHALAKTLPQVSLRVLPGQGHVAHVTAPALLASEVETFLTAR; via the coding sequence ATGCTCACGGGATGCACGCCCCCGTCCGCTACTGGCTCACGCGCGTCTTCGGACGAAGTGAACAAGCTGGGGCCAGCGGCCTTCACGCAGCACCGGTTCACCTCCGCGGACGGGACCTCGTTGTCCTACTTCCGGCAGGGCCAGGGACCCGCGCTCGTCTGGGTCCACGGCACGCTGAGCACCTGGGACGACTGGAGGGACGTCGCATCGCGGCTGTCCCCACGCTTCACGAACTTCGTGCTGGAGCGGCGTGGGCGAGGCGCCAGCGCGGACGGGACGGCGTATGCATTGGAGCGCGAAGTGGAGGACGTGCTCGCGCTGATGCAGGAGGCCGGGCCGGGAGCCTCGCTGTTCGGCCACTCGCTGGGCGCAATCCTCGCGCTGGAGGCGGCGACACGAAGGCCTCCGGCGAGGCTGGTGCTCTATGAGCCCCCGTTCCCCGTCTCCCAGCGCATCGCGCGCGAATCCGTGGACCTCGTCCGGACGACCTGGAAGCGCGAGGGACCGGACGCGGCGCTCGTGGCCGCGCAGCACCACATCTTCCGGATGCTCAAGCCGGAGCAACTCGAAGCCTTCCGTCAGACGCCCCAGTGGGCGAAGCAGCTCGGCATGATGGAGACCTTCCTGCGGGAAGTCAGCGCGGTGGCGGACCTCCCATTGGGCGTGGATCGTTTCAGCGCGGTGGACACCAAGACCCTCGTGCTCCTGGGAAGCCAGAGCCCCCACGTGCTCCTCGTGGAGCCAGCCCACGCACTCGCGAAGACGCTCCCGCAAGTCTCCCTGCGCGTGCTGCCGGGCCAGGGACACGTGGCCCACGTCACCGCCCCCGCGCTGCTCGCAAGCGAGGTGGAGACCTTCCTCACCGCGCGCTGA